From Armatimonadota bacterium, one genomic window encodes:
- a CDS encoding dihydroorotase, translating to MLLRGGRIVDPAQGMDQVADLLIEDGRIARIGQIKTADQIIDVSGKFVLPGLIDMHVHFREPGFEYKEDIESGARAAVAGGFTAVACMPNTNPAADNRSVIESILGRADEVGLARVYPMGALTKGNKGEEMAEMGDMQQGGAVAFSDDAFPIQQSIVMRRVMDYCAMLDVPVVTHCEDTSLSGEGFMNEGLTSTILGLRGIPAEAEEVMVARNIVLARLTGCRLHIQHVSTKASVELIREAKDQGVKVTCETCPQYFSLTEETVIGYDTNTKINPPLRTADDVAAIKAGLADDTIDVIATDHAPHAVEEKETEYAAALNGMVGLETAVGLTVTELVKTGTLTLAEVVQKMSLGPARVLGVEGGSLAVGAPADVTVLDLDAEWIVEPAKFRSRSKNTPLGGRMLTGLPVMTVVGGKIAHQ from the coding sequence ATGTTGCTTAGGGGTGGAAGAATCGTGGATCCCGCTCAGGGCATGGACCAGGTCGCGGATCTGCTCATCGAGGACGGTCGTATCGCGCGGATAGGTCAGATCAAAACCGCAGACCAGATCATCGACGTCTCGGGCAAGTTCGTGCTGCCGGGCCTGATCGACATGCACGTACACTTCCGCGAACCGGGGTTCGAATACAAGGAAGATATCGAGTCCGGCGCCAGGGCCGCCGTTGCCGGAGGATTCACCGCAGTCGCCTGCATGCCGAACACGAACCCCGCGGCCGACAACCGCTCGGTGATCGAGTCAATCCTCGGACGGGCCGACGAGGTCGGTCTCGCACGCGTCTATCCGATGGGCGCGCTGACCAAGGGTAACAAGGGTGAGGAGATGGCCGAGATGGGTGATATGCAGCAGGGTGGGGCGGTCGCGTTCTCCGACGACGCGTTCCCGATCCAGCAGTCGATCGTCATGCGCCGAGTCATGGACTACTGTGCGATGCTCGACGTGCCGGTCGTGACCCACTGCGAGGACACATCGCTCAGCGGCGAGGGCTTCATGAACGAGGGACTGACATCCACCATCCTCGGCCTCAGGGGCATTCCGGCCGAGGCAGAGGAGGTCATGGTCGCCCGAAACATTGTGCTCGCGCGGCTAACCGGCTGCAGGCTGCACATCCAGCACGTCAGCACGAAGGCCTCGGTCGAATTGATTCGCGAGGCAAAGGACCAGGGCGTCAAGGTGACCTGCGAGACATGTCCGCAGTATTTCAGCCTGACCGAAGAGACCGTGATTGGATACGACACCAACACGAAGATCAACCCGCCGCTTCGAACGGCGGACGATGTGGCCGCGATCAAGGCCGGGCTGGCCGACGACACGATCGACGTGATCGCCACTGATCACGCCCCGCACGCCGTAGAGGAGAAGGAGACCGAGTATGCCGCCGCGCTGAACGGCATGGTCGGCCTGGAGACAGCAGTCGGTCTGACGGTCACGGAACTGGTGAAGACCGGGACGCTCACGCTCGCCGAGGTAGTGCAAAAGATGTCGCTCGGTCCGGCGCGGGTGCTCGGAGTCGAGGGCGGCTCCCTGGCGGTCGGCGCACCGGCTGATGTAACGGTGCTCGATCTCGACGCTGAATGGATTGTCGAGCCCGCGAAGTTCAGATCACGGTCTAAGAACACGCCGCTCGGCGGACGGATGCTCACCGGTCTTCCCGTAATGACCGTCGTCGGCGGGAAGATAGCGCACCAGTAG
- the carA gene encoding glutamine-hydrolyzing carbamoyl-phosphate synthase small subunit, which translates to MKKSILVLSDGTTFEGESLGASGTTLGEAVFSTCMTGYQEMLTDPSFAGQLLTMTYPLIGSYGVAPQDFESRGVQVAGFVIKHLCDHPSNWRKVGSLDEFLVGHGVVGIRGVDTRMLTKHLRVRGVMTGAISTEATPAELLKTIEGSTDYGLMDFVRKVSVDKPYVWQGQTLDDGESAVGESDRRHVALVDFGVKYNIMRSLASRGLKVTVYPCDCPAEEILDTDPDGIVFSPGPGDPARLDYALQNVRKCIGRKPIMGICLGHQLLGRAFGSETFKLKFGHRGGNHPVQDLVTGRVYITSQNHGYAVDPDGLKGSGAEVAHVNLNDGTVEGLRHKELPIFSVQYHPEASPGPRDSGYLFNQFLEIVGA; encoded by the coding sequence GTGAAGAAGTCAATACTCGTCCTGTCGGACGGCACGACATTCGAAGGGGAGTCTCTGGGCGCGAGTGGCACGACGCTCGGCGAGGCGGTATTCAGCACCTGCATGACCGGCTACCAGGAGATGCTGACCGATCCTTCATTCGCCGGGCAACTTCTCACGATGACGTACCCGCTCATCGGCAGCTACGGAGTCGCGCCGCAAGACTTCGAGTCGCGCGGCGTCCAGGTCGCCGGGTTTGTCATCAAGCATCTCTGCGATCATCCGAGCAACTGGCGGAAGGTCGGTTCGCTCGACGAGTTCCTGGTCGGACACGGTGTCGTCGGCATCAGGGGTGTTGACACCAGGATGCTTACGAAGCACCTGAGGGTGCGAGGCGTGATGACTGGTGCGATCTCGACCGAAGCGACGCCAGCGGAACTCCTCAAGACTATCGAAGGTTCGACGGACTACGGGCTGATGGACTTCGTCCGCAAGGTTTCCGTAGACAAGCCGTACGTCTGGCAGGGCCAGACTCTCGACGACGGCGAATCCGCTGTCGGGGAGTCGGATCGGCGGCACGTCGCGCTGGTGGATTTCGGCGTCAAGTACAACATAATGCGCAGCTTGGCGTCGCGCGGATTGAAGGTCACCGTCTACCCCTGCGACTGTCCGGCCGAAGAGATCTTGGATACCGATCCCGACGGTATCGTCTTTTCGCCGGGACCTGGTGACCCGGCCAGGCTCGACTATGCGCTTCAGAACGTCAGGAAGTGCATCGGCAGGAAGCCGATCATGGGGATATGTCTCGGCCATCAGCTTCTGGGCCGCGCGTTTGGAAGCGAGACCTTCAAGCTTAAGTTCGGCCACCGCGGCGGCAACCATCCAGTACAAGATCTGGTGACAGGCCGGGTGTACATCACCTCCCAGAACCACGGTTACGCCGTTGACCCCGACGGTCTGAAGGGCTCTGGGGCGGAAGTGGCTCATGTCAATCTGAACGACGGTACTGTGGAGGGACTGCGGCACAAGGAACTTCCGATCTTCTCCGTGCAGTACCACCCGGAAGCATCTCCGGGTCCACGGGACAGCGGGTATCTCTTCAACCAGTTTCTAGAGATAGTGGGAGCATAG
- the carB gene encoding carbamoyl-phosphate synthase large subunit, with amino-acid sequence MARRNDIHKVLVIGSGPIVIGQACEFDYSGTQACKALREAGYQIVLVNSNPATIMTDPGMADSTYLEPLTVESLEKVIAKERPDAVLPNLGGQTGLNLTADLYKKGILDKYGVKVIGVQADAIERGEDRIAFKDTMNAIGVEMPISQPALSVQEAEKIAQEIGYPVVVRPAYTLGGTGGGFCWNVEELRIIAARGIAASLVGQILIEESVLGWEELELEVVRDSKNQMITVCFIENVDAMGVHTGDSYCVAPMLTVPTGLQKRLQDISYRIVESIGVIGGTNVQFAHDPKTDRIVVIEINPRTSRSSALASKATGFPIALISSKLAAGMTLDEIPYWRDGTLEKYTPSGDYVVVKFARWAFEKFPGSIDKLGTQMRAVGEVMSIGKNYKEAFQKSIRSLEIKRYGLGFARNFNQLPVEELRKFLAEPSSERQFIMYEALRKGVSVEELHQITYIGRWFIQQMKELVELEEQILEYKGRELPDALLIQAKKDGFADKYLAQILEVPEESIRSGRARLGVEEAWEAVPVSGADAAYYFSTYNATDSVSVSPNKKIMILGGGPNRIGQGIEFDYTCVHAAFALRDLGLESIMVNCNPETVSTDYDTSDKLYFEPLTVEDVLSIYRKEQPEGVIVQFGGQTPLNIAAELEECGVKILGTSPRSIDLAEDRERFAEMMKEIGIPMPEHGMASTLDEALKVAARIGYPLMVRPSYVLGGRGMEVVYDEEMLTRYVNAAVEISPERPILIDKFLDNAIEAEADAISDGQEAFVPSIMEHIELAGIHSGDSACAIPPVTIPQKHLDTIVEYTRRIAVELGVVGLMNMQYAIANDVVYVLEANPRASRTVPLVSKVTGVSMARIATNVMLGARLSELNLNGREYPHFGVKESVFPFSMFPEVDPLLGPEMRSTGEVIGIADNFGLAFYKSQTAAGLSLPTEGTVLVTVAGHDKQAIVPTIRKLADMGFQILATAGTARLLAENGITAAPIKKMYEGRPNIADALSNGEIQLLINTPAGKESVTDDSYLRKAAIKHRVPYVTTAAAAAAAAQGIQAAREQTGSVRSLQEYHRDIRVSSGD; translated from the coding sequence ATGGCACGACGAAACGACATTCACAAGGTCTTGGTAATCGGTTCCGGTCCGATCGTGATCGGTCAGGCGTGCGAGTTTGACTACTCGGGTACACAGGCGTGCAAGGCACTCAGAGAGGCCGGCTACCAGATTGTGCTGGTGAACTCCAATCCGGCCACCATCATGACCGATCCGGGCATGGCGGATTCCACCTACCTCGAACCACTCACGGTCGAGAGCCTGGAGAAGGTGATCGCCAAGGAGCGGCCAGACGCGGTTCTGCCGAACCTGGGTGGGCAGACCGGCCTGAACCTGACCGCCGATCTCTACAAGAAGGGCATCCTGGACAAGTACGGGGTCAAGGTCATCGGCGTGCAGGCTGACGCCATTGAGCGAGGCGAGGATCGAATTGCGTTCAAGGATACGATGAATGCGATTGGCGTCGAGATGCCGATCAGTCAACCCGCCCTGAGCGTCCAGGAGGCTGAGAAGATCGCCCAGGAGATCGGATATCCAGTAGTCGTCAGACCCGCCTACACCCTCGGCGGTACCGGTGGTGGTTTCTGCTGGAACGTCGAGGAACTCCGAATCATCGCCGCCAGGGGGATCGCGGCCAGCCTGGTCGGCCAGATACTGATCGAGGAGTCGGTTCTCGGCTGGGAAGAGCTGGAACTCGAAGTCGTGCGTGACTCAAAGAACCAGATGATCACCGTCTGCTTCATCGAAAATGTCGATGCCATGGGCGTTCACACGGGAGACAGCTACTGCGTCGCTCCGATGCTGACCGTGCCGACGGGCCTTCAGAAGCGGCTGCAGGACATCTCCTACCGGATCGTCGAGTCCATCGGCGTGATAGGCGGCACAAACGTCCAGTTTGCCCATGATCCGAAAACCGACAGGATCGTAGTCATCGAGATCAACCCTCGTACGTCCCGGTCGTCCGCGCTCGCTTCGAAAGCGACCGGATTTCCGATCGCCCTGATCTCATCGAAGCTGGCCGCAGGTATGACGCTGGACGAAATCCCCTACTGGCGTGATGGCACGCTCGAGAAGTACACACCATCGGGAGACTACGTCGTCGTCAAGTTCGCGCGATGGGCGTTCGAGAAGTTCCCCGGCTCGATAGACAAGCTCGGCACCCAGATGCGCGCCGTCGGCGAGGTCATGAGCATCGGCAAGAACTACAAGGAAGCGTTCCAGAAGTCGATCCGGTCGCTGGAGATCAAGAGATACGGACTGGGCTTCGCGAGGAACTTCAACCAGCTCCCGGTCGAAGAGCTCCGGAAATTCCTTGCTGAGCCGTCTTCGGAGCGCCAGTTCATCATGTACGAGGCATTGCGCAAAGGCGTCTCCGTGGAGGAACTTCACCAGATTACCTACATCGGCAGATGGTTCATCCAGCAGATGAAAGAACTTGTCGAACTGGAGGAGCAGATTCTCGAGTACAAGGGTCGGGAGTTGCCCGACGCACTCCTGATCCAGGCGAAGAAGGATGGGTTCGCGGACAAGTACCTGGCGCAGATTCTTGAGGTGCCAGAAGAGAGCATTCGCTCGGGGAGAGCTAGACTCGGCGTCGAGGAAGCATGGGAAGCAGTACCGGTCAGCGGGGCGGATGCCGCCTACTATTTCTCGACCTACAACGCGACCGACAGCGTGTCGGTCTCGCCCAACAAGAAGATCATGATCCTCGGCGGCGGCCCGAACCGCATCGGTCAGGGCATAGAGTTTGACTACACGTGCGTTCATGCGGCCTTTGCGCTGAGAGACCTGGGTCTCGAGTCAATCATGGTCAACTGCAATCCCGAAACGGTTTCCACCGACTACGACACTTCGGACAAGCTCTACTTCGAACCGCTGACCGTCGAAGACGTGCTGAGCATCTATAGGAAAGAGCAACCGGAGGGGGTCATCGTGCAGTTCGGCGGCCAGACTCCGCTGAACATTGCGGCCGAACTCGAGGAATGCGGCGTGAAAATACTGGGCACCTCCCCCAGGAGTATAGACCTTGCGGAGGATCGAGAGCGCTTTGCCGAGATGATGAAAGAGATCGGCATACCGATGCCGGAGCACGGCATGGCCAGCACACTCGATGAGGCGCTGAAGGTCGCGGCACGGATCGGCTACCCATTGATGGTTCGTCCGTCCTACGTGCTGGGCGGCCGCGGCATGGAGGTGGTCTATGACGAGGAGATGCTGACAAGATACGTCAACGCGGCGGTCGAGATATCGCCCGAGAGGCCGATTCTGATCGATAAGTTCCTCGACAACGCCATCGAGGCCGAGGCGGACGCCATCTCCGACGGTCAGGAAGCGTTCGTGCCGTCGATAATGGAGCATATCGAACTGGCAGGAATCCATTCCGGTGACAGCGCCTGTGCTATCCCGCCGGTGACGATCCCGCAGAAGCACCTCGACACGATCGTCGAGTATACCCGGCGGATAGCCGTCGAGCTTGGCGTCGTCGGGCTGATGAACATGCAGTATGCTATCGCGAACGACGTAGTGTACGTGCTGGAAGCCAATCCTCGCGCATCTCGCACTGTTCCGCTGGTTTCGAAGGTGACCGGCGTCTCAATGGCGCGTATTGCCACCAATGTCATGCTGGGCGCGAGACTGAGCGAACTCAATCTAAACGGCAGGGAGTATCCGCACTTCGGCGTCAAAGAGTCGGTCTTTCCGTTCAGTATGTTCCCGGAGGTCGATCCGCTTCTCGGACCTGAGATGCGCTCGACCGGAGAGGTCATCGGCATCGCAGACAACTTCGGTCTCGCGTTCTACAAGTCACAGACGGCAGCCGGGCTCAGTCTGCCCACGGAGGGAACCGTCCTGGTGACTGTGGCCGGGCATGACAAGCAGGCCATCGTTCCGACGATCCGCAAACTGGCGGACATGGGCTTCCAGATCTTGGCGACCGCGGGAACGGCCAGGTTGTTGGCGGAAAACGGCATCACCGCTGCGCCGATCAAGAAGATGTACGAGGGTCGCCCAAACATCGCCGATGCCCTCAGCAACGGGGAGATTCAACTGCTGATCAACACGCCTGCCGGCAAAGAGAGCGTCACGGACGACAGCTACCTGCGCAAGGCCGCGATCAAGCACAGAGTGCCCTACGTCACGACGGCGGCGGCAGCGGCCGCAGCCGCCCAGGGAATACAGGCTGCCCGCGAACAGACCGGCAGCGTAAGGTCCCTACAGGAGTACCATCGGGACATCAGAGTATCATCGGGCGACTGA
- a CDS encoding Gfo/Idh/MocA family oxidoreductase, translated as MRKARVALVGLGGWGGDRGVAAVKNAADVLDLITWFDASPDVVEQRRGEMPVPPAGSWDEVLECSDVEGVLLVVPNHIHMPLVIGVAEHGKHVFIEKPLANTLAECDTIMKACEDAGVILQVGHCLRRVPAVRKARQFLDEGRIGDVVMIEGHQSHRGGWSVEEGQWRWYNETCPGGPLNLLGIHQIDNMHYLVGPAVEVNAMFSKKCLSAEIPEITQVIIRFEEGSLGSIGDTYVSPPKTETCIYGTDGFMEVDCLKSHLRLCDVEGDATDIPCERIDLIMDEYREFAACIVTGSRPETGGREGRAAVAVMEAAIESDRTGKTEKVK; from the coding sequence TTGAGAAAAGCAAGAGTAGCGCTGGTCGGGCTGGGCGGATGGGGCGGTGACAGAGGTGTCGCGGCCGTCAAGAACGCTGCCGATGTGCTGGACCTCATCACTTGGTTCGACGCCAGTCCCGATGTCGTCGAGCAGCGCAGGGGCGAGATGCCGGTCCCGCCCGCCGGCTCTTGGGATGAAGTCCTCGAGTGCTCGGATGTCGAGGGTGTGCTCTTGGTAGTGCCTAATCATATCCACATGCCCCTGGTGATCGGCGTTGCGGAGCACGGGAAGCACGTTTTTATCGAGAAGCCGCTGGCTAACACGCTGGCGGAGTGCGACACGATCATGAAGGCGTGCGAAGACGCAGGTGTGATCCTGCAGGTCGGCCACTGTCTGCGCCGCGTGCCGGCTGTTCGCAAGGCCCGGCAGTTTCTTGATGAGGGCAGAATCGGGGACGTCGTCATGATCGAAGGTCATCAGTCGCACCGGGGAGGCTGGAGCGTCGAGGAGGGCCAGTGGCGATGGTACAACGAGACCTGCCCGGGCGGCCCGCTGAACCTTCTCGGGATCCATCAGATAGACAATATGCACTATCTGGTCGGCCCGGCGGTTGAGGTAAACGCGATGTTCTCAAAGAAGTGCCTCTCCGCCGAGATCCCTGAGATCACGCAGGTCATCATCCGCTTCGAAGAAGGCTCGCTCGGTTCTATCGGCGACACGTACGTGTCACCTCCGAAGACTGAGACCTGCATCTACGGCACAGACGGGTTCATGGAGGTGGATTGCCTGAAGTCGCACCTCAGGCTCTGCGATGTCGAGGGGGACGCTACAGATATCCCGTGCGAGAGGATTGACCTTATCATGGATGAGTACCGGGAGTTCGCCGCGTGCATCGTCACCGGCAGTCGGCCGGAAACCGGAGGCCGGGAGGGTCGGGCCGCGGTGGCGGTCATGGAGGCGGCGATCGAATCCGACCGGACAGGCAAGACGGAGAAGGTCAAGTGA